The genome window ACACCTACATGGGTAGCTAAACCCGCGAATCTGGGGTGGTTTATCCCGCATCCGTCTATTAAGAGCAGGTCGGGCTTTTTATCCAGTTTGTGGAACGCTTCTATTATCGCCGGTGCTTCACGGAAAGACAGCAGTCCGGGGATATAAGGGAAGTCAACGGGCATCATCGCACTCGAATGGTAGAGAAACTTCATTGAAGGATATTCGAGCACTACAACTGCAGATATCATTATCTCTCGCCCCTCTGTATTTCCGTTTGTAGCTTCGCGGAAGAAAGCCTGGTCTGCACCAGCCACAAGACTCAAAGCTCTTAGCTGGTCCTCTATTATCGCCTTTGATGCTATTTCCTCCTGCATCAGGTACAGGTCTC of Methanophagales archaeon contains these proteins:
- the nfi gene encoding deoxyribonuclease V (cleaves DNA at apurinic or apyrimidinic sites); translated protein: MRVEINTRDLYLMQEEIASKAIIEDQLRALSLVAGADQAFFREATNGNTEGREIMISAVVVLEYPSMKFLYHSSAMMPVDFPYIPGLLSFREAPAIIEAFHKLDKKPDLLLIDGCGINHPRFAGLATHVGVLLDIPTIGVAKNILCGSGTIPSKPGEANLIRYHGREVGYYLKSKKGCRPLVVAPGHKVSLDTSLTIVKSCIRKYKLPEPTRLAHLCVNKLKKDEIRRLTTTG